The following are encoded in a window of Perca fluviatilis chromosome 21, GENO_Pfluv_1.0, whole genome shotgun sequence genomic DNA:
- the LOC120551698 gene encoding WD repeat-containing protein 49 isoform X6, giving the protein MNTLRNKKNPWVLYETEVPHSRICDPACGVSAAEKLTPEHLQLLRNAFNRPKDRAQIHENMSKGRSGRNRGGNEERGMKFEEFREVLRSVVGPDVEDTWVERFFSEVDISCSGQVKWQQLCSYLLLEYTERERASIPRAAPLDSQPQIRHCSHNKREPTVRMVAVSHPPPLRYISVSKGGQITVWNSSLHILKTLGLAGDPTEQVANTRRFRGWTTDAVYMGNVHKVAIATDCRDLHFVNVAMGSVFEDVHLFGFRSVPSALCYWHDVQCPERPSLLLLGDEKGGVHLMWFLNPSKGLFKNPSKAENGPQRIFFPDLGEHSNMVSYHHIPNIHQEPINRVMFEPSANVIMTSSESDTTSVVFINVTLKQEPYVWSFKQGAKCFDYNASLQLMVTGGCDRAVRLWTRFVTTRPIATLLGHCTTVLDVAIYQPVGQIFSYSRDAELRVWDISSHHCLKTICLQFPCQQPGRIPEHGNFPFLLLSPPLPEHTQSHIVVGCKDYLALLNLAETRRGGDGWLTDEGKETGPNIQSGPALSCALYNSALRQVATGHADSSVSLWDVESGRRRLQILNAHGEDELTCMALDSSHRRLITGARNGTIKVWNLLNGLNLHKLEPVTNSEVTGLTCLHDNQLLAVGWSQRVAQYDIAAAKDLYVRADLSWKSSGVHKSDILAVCQCSALGVVATASHDGEVVIWRLETQGPVLHLQRPTQRGVVPPVDSLFFLQHRAVNRKLRNRGVLVSSQDGFLCFWSITGQMHTYGQFYAPEQPGERVLSLSSDQPKNTILVSGDTTGWLQIWDICHYALDVQHEPDCERPPLLQCWKAHERALVSVEVLEVADRLFVLTASADGSAGLWTKDGDHVGSFGQEVMWTITEPATYQR; this is encoded by the exons ATGAATACcttaagaaacaaaaaaaatccatggGTGCTTTATGAGACAGAAGTACCACACAGCAGGATTTG TGATCCAGCCTGTGGAGTAAGTGCTGCAGAGAAACTGACCCCCGAGCACCTGCAGCTCCTGAGAAATGCATTTAACCGTCCAAAAGACCGAGCACAGATACATGAAAACATGTCGAAAGGAAGGAGTGGAAGGAACAGAGGAGGAAATGAAGAGCGTGGAATGAAGTTTGAAGAGTTTCGGGAAGTTCTTAGGTCTGTGGTTGGTCCAGATGTTGAGGACACATGGGTTGAGAGGTTCTTCAGTGAG GTAGATATCAGCTGTTCCGGGCAGGTGAAGTGGCAGCAGCTTTGCTCCTACCTGCTTCTGGAATACACCGAGAGAGAGCGCGCCTCCATTCCCAGAGCTGCTCCTCTGGACTCCCAGCCGCAGATCAGACACTGCTCTCATAACAAG CGGGAGCCAACAGTGCGTATGGTTGCTGTCTCccaccctcctccgctccgctaTATTAGTGTCAGTAAGGGAGGTCAGATCACTGTCTGGAACAGCAGCCTACACATCCTTAAAACTCTAGGG CTTGCTGGAGACCCAACAGAGCAAGTTGCCAACACGAGGAGATTTAGAGGTTGGACCACTGATGCTGTCTATATGGGCAATGTCCACAAGGTTGCTATAGCAACTGACTGCAGGGACTTGCACTTTGTGAATGTCGCCATGGGCAGTGTATTTGAGGATGTCCACCTGTTTG GGTTCCGTAGTGTCCCGAGTGCACTTTGTTACTGGCATGATGTTCAG TGTCCAGAGCGAccctctctgctgctactgggGGATGAAAAAGGAGGAGTCCACCTCATGTGGTTCCTGAATCCATCTAAAGGACTTTTCAAGAATCCATCCAAGGCAGAGAATGGCCCACAGAGAATCTTTTTCCCA GACCTCGGCGAACACAGCAACATGGTGTCCTACCATCACATCCCTAACATCCACCAGGAACCAATCAACAGAGTGATGTTTGAGCCCAGCGCCAACGTCATCATGACATCATCAGAAAGTGACACGACCTCTGTGGTTTTTATTAATGTGACACTAAAGCAGGAGCCTTATGTTTGGTCATTTAAGCAG GGGGCTAAATGTTTTGACTACAATGCCTCTCTGCAGTTGATGGTCACAGGAGGTTGTGACCGAGCAGTCAGATTGTGGACTCGATTTGTGACCACACGTCCCATAGCTACGCTGCTGGGTCACTGCACCACTGTGTTGGATGTTGCAATCTACCAACCTGTTGGGCAGATCTTCAGCTACTCCAGAGATGCT GAGCTGAGGGTTTGGGACATTTCCAGCCACCACTGTCTGAAAACCATCTGCCTGCAGTTCCCATGCCAGCAGCCGGGCCGAATCCCAGAACACGGCAACTTCCCCTTCCTGTTGCTGAGCCCTCCTCTTCCTGAGCACACACAGTCTCATATAGTGGTGGGATGCAAAGATTACCTGGCACTGCTCAACCTCGCTGAAACGAGAAGAGGAGGAGACGGATGGTTGACAGATGAAGGAAAGGAAACTGGACCAAACATCCAAAGTGGTCCTGCCCTCTCCTGTGCTCTATATAACTCCGCTCTGAGACAGGTGGCGACGGGACATGCCGActcatctgtgtctctgtgggaCGTGGAGTCGGGGAGGAGGCGGCTTCAGATCCTAAACGCTCATGGAGAAGATGAGCTCACCTGCATGGCACTGGACTCCTCCCACAGAAGACTGATCACTGGGGCTCGGAATGGCACTATTAAG GTGTGGAACTTACTAAATGGCCTTAACTTGCACAAACTGGAGCCCGTCACCAACTCTGAGGTCACCGGGTTGACCTGTCTCCATGacaaccagctgctggctgtgggGTGGAGCCAGCGGGTCGCTCAGTACGACATTGCAGCTGCCAAG GATTTGTATGTAAGAGCAGACCTGTCGTGGAAGTCCAGCGGCGTTCACAAGTCAGACATCTTGGCTGTGTGTCAGTGCTCTGCTCTGGGGGTCGTTGCCACGGCGAGCCATGATGGAGAGGTTGTTATCTGGAGGCTGGAGACGCAAGGACCAGTGCTTCACCTACAGAGACCGACACAGAGAGG AGTGGTGCCCCCTGTGGACAGCCTCTTTTTCCTGCAGCATCGGGCTGTCAACAGGAAGTTGAGAAACAGAGGTGTCCTGGTCTCATCTCAGGATGGCTTTCTCTGCTTTTGGAGCATCACTGGACAGATGCACACGTATG GCCAGTTCTATGCTCCAGAGCAGCCAGGTGAGCGTGTGCTGAGCCTGAGCTCAGATCAGCCTAAAAACACCATCCTAGTCTCTGGAGACACAACTGGATGGCTACAGATCTGGGACATCTGTCACTATGCACTGGACGTCCAGCATGAG CCAGATTGTGAGCGGCCTCCTCTGTTGCAGTGTTGGAAGGCTCATGAGAGAGCGTTAGTAAGTGTGGAAGTCCTGGAGGTTGCCGACAGATTGTTTGTCCTCACAGCCTCAGCTGACGGCTCTGCTGGACTGTGGACAAAGGACGGAGATCATGTGGGTTCTTTCGGGCAGGAAGTGATGTGGACTATCACTGAGCCAGCTACTTACCAGAGGTGA
- the LOC120551698 gene encoding WD repeat-containing protein on Y chromosome isoform X5, producing the protein MNTLRNKKNPWVLYETEVPHSRICDPACGVSAAEKLTPEHLQLLRNAFNRPKDRAQIHENMSKGRSGRNRGGNEERGMKFEEFREVLRSVVGPDVEDTWVERFFSEVDISCSGQVKWQQLCSYLLLEYTERERASIPRAAPLDSQPQIRHCSHNKREPTVRMVAVSHPPPLRYISVSKGGQITVWNSSLHILKTLGLAGDPTEQVANTRRFRGWTTDAVYMGNVHKVAIATDCRDLHFVNVAMGSVFEDVHLFGFRSVPSALCYWHDVQCPERPSLLLLGDEKGGVHLMWFLNPSKGLFKNPSKAENGPQRIFFPDLGEHSNMVSYHHIPNIHQEPINRVMFEPSANVIMTSSESDTTSVVFINVTLKQEPYVWSFKQGAKCFDYNASLQLMVTGGCDRAVRLWTRFVTTRPIATLLGHCTTVLDVAIYQPVGQIFSYSRDAELRVWDISSHHCLKTICLQFPCQQPGRIPEHGNFPFLLLSPPLPEHTQSHIVVGCKDYLALLNLAETRRGGDGWLTDEGKETGPNIQSGPALSCALYNSALRQVATGHADSSVSLWDVESGRRRLQILNAHGEDELTCMALDSSHRRLITGARNGTIKVWNLLNGLNLHKLEPVTNSEVTGLTCLHDNQLLAVGWSQRVAQYDIAAAKDLYVRADLSWKSSGVHKSDILAVCQCSALGVVATASHDGEVVIWRLETQGPVLHLQRPTQRGVVPPVDSLFFLQHRAVNRKLRNRGVLVSSQDGFLCFWSITGQMHTYGQFYAPEQPGERVLSLSSDQPKNTILVSGDTTGWLQIWDICHYALDVQHEPDCERPPLLQCWKAHERALVSVEVLEVADRLFVLTASADGSAGLWTKDGDHVGSFGQEVMWTITEPATYQRMHLQKKLPGDTGETTESVETGLSKTKSQVPSPTNRGQTSEEECCSEGNHLLQTGVLSFIRQPSGE; encoded by the exons ATGAATACcttaagaaacaaaaaaaatccatggGTGCTTTATGAGACAGAAGTACCACACAGCAGGATTTG TGATCCAGCCTGTGGAGTAAGTGCTGCAGAGAAACTGACCCCCGAGCACCTGCAGCTCCTGAGAAATGCATTTAACCGTCCAAAAGACCGAGCACAGATACATGAAAACATGTCGAAAGGAAGGAGTGGAAGGAACAGAGGAGGAAATGAAGAGCGTGGAATGAAGTTTGAAGAGTTTCGGGAAGTTCTTAGGTCTGTGGTTGGTCCAGATGTTGAGGACACATGGGTTGAGAGGTTCTTCAGTGAG GTAGATATCAGCTGTTCCGGGCAGGTGAAGTGGCAGCAGCTTTGCTCCTACCTGCTTCTGGAATACACCGAGAGAGAGCGCGCCTCCATTCCCAGAGCTGCTCCTCTGGACTCCCAGCCGCAGATCAGACACTGCTCTCATAACAAG CGGGAGCCAACAGTGCGTATGGTTGCTGTCTCccaccctcctccgctccgctaTATTAGTGTCAGTAAGGGAGGTCAGATCACTGTCTGGAACAGCAGCCTACACATCCTTAAAACTCTAGGG CTTGCTGGAGACCCAACAGAGCAAGTTGCCAACACGAGGAGATTTAGAGGTTGGACCACTGATGCTGTCTATATGGGCAATGTCCACAAGGTTGCTATAGCAACTGACTGCAGGGACTTGCACTTTGTGAATGTCGCCATGGGCAGTGTATTTGAGGATGTCCACCTGTTTG GGTTCCGTAGTGTCCCGAGTGCACTTTGTTACTGGCATGATGTTCAG TGTCCAGAGCGAccctctctgctgctactgggGGATGAAAAAGGAGGAGTCCACCTCATGTGGTTCCTGAATCCATCTAAAGGACTTTTCAAGAATCCATCCAAGGCAGAGAATGGCCCACAGAGAATCTTTTTCCCA GACCTCGGCGAACACAGCAACATGGTGTCCTACCATCACATCCCTAACATCCACCAGGAACCAATCAACAGAGTGATGTTTGAGCCCAGCGCCAACGTCATCATGACATCATCAGAAAGTGACACGACCTCTGTGGTTTTTATTAATGTGACACTAAAGCAGGAGCCTTATGTTTGGTCATTTAAGCAG GGGGCTAAATGTTTTGACTACAATGCCTCTCTGCAGTTGATGGTCACAGGAGGTTGTGACCGAGCAGTCAGATTGTGGACTCGATTTGTGACCACACGTCCCATAGCTACGCTGCTGGGTCACTGCACCACTGTGTTGGATGTTGCAATCTACCAACCTGTTGGGCAGATCTTCAGCTACTCCAGAGATGCT GAGCTGAGGGTTTGGGACATTTCCAGCCACCACTGTCTGAAAACCATCTGCCTGCAGTTCCCATGCCAGCAGCCGGGCCGAATCCCAGAACACGGCAACTTCCCCTTCCTGTTGCTGAGCCCTCCTCTTCCTGAGCACACACAGTCTCATATAGTGGTGGGATGCAAAGATTACCTGGCACTGCTCAACCTCGCTGAAACGAGAAGAGGAGGAGACGGATGGTTGACAGATGAAGGAAAGGAAACTGGACCAAACATCCAAAGTGGTCCTGCCCTCTCCTGTGCTCTATATAACTCCGCTCTGAGACAGGTGGCGACGGGACATGCCGActcatctgtgtctctgtgggaCGTGGAGTCGGGGAGGAGGCGGCTTCAGATCCTAAACGCTCATGGAGAAGATGAGCTCACCTGCATGGCACTGGACTCCTCCCACAGAAGACTGATCACTGGGGCTCGGAATGGCACTATTAAG GTGTGGAACTTACTAAATGGCCTTAACTTGCACAAACTGGAGCCCGTCACCAACTCTGAGGTCACCGGGTTGACCTGTCTCCATGacaaccagctgctggctgtgggGTGGAGCCAGCGGGTCGCTCAGTACGACATTGCAGCTGCCAAG GATTTGTATGTAAGAGCAGACCTGTCGTGGAAGTCCAGCGGCGTTCACAAGTCAGACATCTTGGCTGTGTGTCAGTGCTCTGCTCTGGGGGTCGTTGCCACGGCGAGCCATGATGGAGAGGTTGTTATCTGGAGGCTGGAGACGCAAGGACCAGTGCTTCACCTACAGAGACCGACACAGAGAGG AGTGGTGCCCCCTGTGGACAGCCTCTTTTTCCTGCAGCATCGGGCTGTCAACAGGAAGTTGAGAAACAGAGGTGTCCTGGTCTCATCTCAGGATGGCTTTCTCTGCTTTTGGAGCATCACTGGACAGATGCACACGTATG GCCAGTTCTATGCTCCAGAGCAGCCAGGTGAGCGTGTGCTGAGCCTGAGCTCAGATCAGCCTAAAAACACCATCCTAGTCTCTGGAGACACAACTGGATGGCTACAGATCTGGGACATCTGTCACTATGCACTGGACGTCCAGCATGAG CCAGATTGTGAGCGGCCTCCTCTGTTGCAGTGTTGGAAGGCTCATGAGAGAGCGTTAGTAAGTGTGGAAGTCCTGGAGGTTGCCGACAGATTGTTTGTCCTCACAGCCTCAGCTGACGGCTCTGCTGGACTGTGGACAAAGGACGGAGATCATGTGGGTTCTTTCGGGCAGGAAGTGATGTGGACTATCACTGAGCCAGCTACTTACCAGAG GATGCATCTGCAAAAGAAACTGCCAGGAGACACGGGTGAGACAACTGAAAGTGTCGAAACGGGACTCAGCAAGACCAAAAGTCAAGTACCTAGCCCCACCAACAGGGGTCAAACTTCAGAGGAAGAATGCTGTTCTGAAGGCAATCATTTATTGCAAACAGGTGTTTTgag CTTCATCCGCCAGCCCAGCGGAGAATGA
- the LOC120551698 gene encoding WD repeat-containing protein on Y chromosome isoform X1 produces MNTLRNKKNPWVLYETEVPHSRICDPACGVSAAEKLTPEHLQLLRNAFNRPKDRAQIHENMSKGRSGRNRGGNEERGMKFEEFREVLRSVVGPDVEDTWVERFFSEVDISCSGQVKWQQLCSYLLLEYTERERASIPRAAPLDSQPQIRHCSHNKREPTVRMVAVSHPPPLRYISVSKGGQITVWNSSLHILKTLGLAGDPTEQVANTRRFRGWTTDAVYMGNVHKVAIATDCRDLHFVNVAMGSVFEDVHLFGFRSVPSALCYWHDVQCPERPSLLLLGDEKGGVHLMWFLNPSKGLFKNPSKAENGPQRIFFPDLGEHSNMVSYHHIPNIHQEPINRVMFEPSANVIMTSSESDTTSVVFINVTLKQEPYVWSFKQGAKCFDYNASLQLMVTGGCDRAVRLWTRFVTTRPIATLLGHCTTVLDVAIYQPVGQIFSYSRDAELRVWDISSHHCLKTICLQFPCQQPGRIPEHGNFPFLLLSPPLPEHTQSHIVVGCKDYLALLNLAETRRGGDGWLTDEGKETGPNIQSGPALSCALYNSALRQVATGHADSSVSLWDVESGRRRLQILNAHGEDELTCMALDSSHRRLITGARNGTIKVWNLLNGLNLHKLEPVTNSEVTGLTCLHDNQLLAVGWSQRVAQYDIAAAKDLYVRADLSWKSSGVHKSDILAVCQCSALGVVATASHDGEVVIWRLETQGPVLHLQRPTQRGVVPPVDSLFFLQHRAVNRKLRNRGVLVSSQDGFLCFWSITGQMHTYGQFYAPEQPGERVLSLSSDQPKNTILVSGDTTGWLQIWDICHYALDVQHEPDCERPPLLQCWKAHERALVSVEVLEVADRLFVLTASADGSAGLWTKDGDHVGSFGQEVMWTITEPATYQRMHLQKKLPGDTGETTESVETGLSKTKSQVPSPTNRGQTSEEECCSEGNHLLQTASSASPAENDHEQPQQPMVTCKHTQSAADENTCYSHLTCFLSVHAYPSVQPSCVCVCVCVCVCQHLCEDF; encoded by the exons ATGAATACcttaagaaacaaaaaaaatccatggGTGCTTTATGAGACAGAAGTACCACACAGCAGGATTTG TGATCCAGCCTGTGGAGTAAGTGCTGCAGAGAAACTGACCCCCGAGCACCTGCAGCTCCTGAGAAATGCATTTAACCGTCCAAAAGACCGAGCACAGATACATGAAAACATGTCGAAAGGAAGGAGTGGAAGGAACAGAGGAGGAAATGAAGAGCGTGGAATGAAGTTTGAAGAGTTTCGGGAAGTTCTTAGGTCTGTGGTTGGTCCAGATGTTGAGGACACATGGGTTGAGAGGTTCTTCAGTGAG GTAGATATCAGCTGTTCCGGGCAGGTGAAGTGGCAGCAGCTTTGCTCCTACCTGCTTCTGGAATACACCGAGAGAGAGCGCGCCTCCATTCCCAGAGCTGCTCCTCTGGACTCCCAGCCGCAGATCAGACACTGCTCTCATAACAAG CGGGAGCCAACAGTGCGTATGGTTGCTGTCTCccaccctcctccgctccgctaTATTAGTGTCAGTAAGGGAGGTCAGATCACTGTCTGGAACAGCAGCCTACACATCCTTAAAACTCTAGGG CTTGCTGGAGACCCAACAGAGCAAGTTGCCAACACGAGGAGATTTAGAGGTTGGACCACTGATGCTGTCTATATGGGCAATGTCCACAAGGTTGCTATAGCAACTGACTGCAGGGACTTGCACTTTGTGAATGTCGCCATGGGCAGTGTATTTGAGGATGTCCACCTGTTTG GGTTCCGTAGTGTCCCGAGTGCACTTTGTTACTGGCATGATGTTCAG TGTCCAGAGCGAccctctctgctgctactgggGGATGAAAAAGGAGGAGTCCACCTCATGTGGTTCCTGAATCCATCTAAAGGACTTTTCAAGAATCCATCCAAGGCAGAGAATGGCCCACAGAGAATCTTTTTCCCA GACCTCGGCGAACACAGCAACATGGTGTCCTACCATCACATCCCTAACATCCACCAGGAACCAATCAACAGAGTGATGTTTGAGCCCAGCGCCAACGTCATCATGACATCATCAGAAAGTGACACGACCTCTGTGGTTTTTATTAATGTGACACTAAAGCAGGAGCCTTATGTTTGGTCATTTAAGCAG GGGGCTAAATGTTTTGACTACAATGCCTCTCTGCAGTTGATGGTCACAGGAGGTTGTGACCGAGCAGTCAGATTGTGGACTCGATTTGTGACCACACGTCCCATAGCTACGCTGCTGGGTCACTGCACCACTGTGTTGGATGTTGCAATCTACCAACCTGTTGGGCAGATCTTCAGCTACTCCAGAGATGCT GAGCTGAGGGTTTGGGACATTTCCAGCCACCACTGTCTGAAAACCATCTGCCTGCAGTTCCCATGCCAGCAGCCGGGCCGAATCCCAGAACACGGCAACTTCCCCTTCCTGTTGCTGAGCCCTCCTCTTCCTGAGCACACACAGTCTCATATAGTGGTGGGATGCAAAGATTACCTGGCACTGCTCAACCTCGCTGAAACGAGAAGAGGAGGAGACGGATGGTTGACAGATGAAGGAAAGGAAACTGGACCAAACATCCAAAGTGGTCCTGCCCTCTCCTGTGCTCTATATAACTCCGCTCTGAGACAGGTGGCGACGGGACATGCCGActcatctgtgtctctgtgggaCGTGGAGTCGGGGAGGAGGCGGCTTCAGATCCTAAACGCTCATGGAGAAGATGAGCTCACCTGCATGGCACTGGACTCCTCCCACAGAAGACTGATCACTGGGGCTCGGAATGGCACTATTAAG GTGTGGAACTTACTAAATGGCCTTAACTTGCACAAACTGGAGCCCGTCACCAACTCTGAGGTCACCGGGTTGACCTGTCTCCATGacaaccagctgctggctgtgggGTGGAGCCAGCGGGTCGCTCAGTACGACATTGCAGCTGCCAAG GATTTGTATGTAAGAGCAGACCTGTCGTGGAAGTCCAGCGGCGTTCACAAGTCAGACATCTTGGCTGTGTGTCAGTGCTCTGCTCTGGGGGTCGTTGCCACGGCGAGCCATGATGGAGAGGTTGTTATCTGGAGGCTGGAGACGCAAGGACCAGTGCTTCACCTACAGAGACCGACACAGAGAGG AGTGGTGCCCCCTGTGGACAGCCTCTTTTTCCTGCAGCATCGGGCTGTCAACAGGAAGTTGAGAAACAGAGGTGTCCTGGTCTCATCTCAGGATGGCTTTCTCTGCTTTTGGAGCATCACTGGACAGATGCACACGTATG GCCAGTTCTATGCTCCAGAGCAGCCAGGTGAGCGTGTGCTGAGCCTGAGCTCAGATCAGCCTAAAAACACCATCCTAGTCTCTGGAGACACAACTGGATGGCTACAGATCTGGGACATCTGTCACTATGCACTGGACGTCCAGCATGAG CCAGATTGTGAGCGGCCTCCTCTGTTGCAGTGTTGGAAGGCTCATGAGAGAGCGTTAGTAAGTGTGGAAGTCCTGGAGGTTGCCGACAGATTGTTTGTCCTCACAGCCTCAGCTGACGGCTCTGCTGGACTGTGGACAAAGGACGGAGATCATGTGGGTTCTTTCGGGCAGGAAGTGATGTGGACTATCACTGAGCCAGCTACTTACCAGAG GATGCATCTGCAAAAGAAACTGCCAGGAGACACGGGTGAGACAACTGAAAGTGTCGAAACGGGACTCAGCAAGACCAAAAGTCAAGTACCTAGCCCCACCAACAGGGGTCAAACTTCAGAGGAAGAATGCTGTTCTGAAGGCAATCATTTATTGCAAACAG CTTCATCCGCCAGCCCAGCGGAGAATGACCACGAGCAACCTCAGCAACCCATGGTaacctgcaaacacacacaatcagctGCTGATGAGAACACTTGTTATTCTCATCTCACTTGTTTTCTTTCGGTGCATGCTTATCCTTCTGTCCAaccatcgtgtgtgtgtgtgtgtgtgtgtgtgtgtgtgtgtcagcatctGTGTGAGGACTTTTGA